The Aedes albopictus strain Foshan chromosome 2, AalbF5, whole genome shotgun sequence region gaaCATCTTCAAGAACATCTTTcgtaagaatttctttaagaattaccgtacaaggatccttcagaaatttatccaaaaggcCCTCTAGAAAAGCTTTCATGAGGTTCCTTAAAAGCGCGTTTCTTTAaagaaatctaaaaattcttcagaaatttagccaaggtttcttttttgaaaatttttcactaactACTTCAAATAGTCTTCCaacgttccttcagaaactctcccaaagattcttctgggaagttttctgaaaattccttcaaaaaggtCTCCATGAATTTGCTCTAAGATTTCAAGTCCGAGGaatgaaatccttcggaaataatTCGAGCAATTtggtcttaaaatctaccaaggtttcttttgaagaagtgttttgtttttttaaattcttccaatgattcttgaaataatttcttctcatgaatttatccaaaaaatatctcaaagaatacTTCCtggtagatttctatgggttccttctataattccaccaggacttacttcagatattctgttagggattcgtttgaaaaatctttggaaatattgCTACAGGGATCGATTTAGactgttttcaaaaattctttcattgattccataaaattttccagagattctccagaaactcattcaAGTATGGCTTAAGGATGTCCACCCAAAATGTgttcaagaattgctctagggattccattctAAAATTACAGGAATTtcgtcaaagattcatccagaaaatccagcaggaattcctccagagtttcttgaGCTATTTGCTTCGGATATATATGCAGGAAATGATCCAGAGAATCCcgcagttcatacagagattactTGAAGATttcgttcagatattcctccatgtatttctcgagaaattcatcTGGCACTATCTCTAaatattactccaagaatttattcacggattatttaaaaaaaaaaatctggaatattTCCTAGAACATGCTAAAGAATTTCAATAAAGACACATATCAATTTTCCTAAACATCAGTACCGACGcttatttggtcggcgttaagtcagagtggactaggTGATTTTTCGGGCTGGTAAAGATAAGTGAAGGAATTCGATaactctgaacttttcgacgtttctttgatgtagatgggtcattacataaaagaacttcagtttttcagaaaataatgcgcttgatttgatatcccaagtgcttgcaggacatttccccaaaatcattgaaaaatagatgGTCCGGTCTGGCTGAGTGGCTGAACGCCGACATTTAggcgtttctccagatatttatgATCAGATTGCTACAGGAACACCTACTGAAAACCTTGGAGGCATTTTATTGATGCATTTTTTTTCGGGGTTTTTCCTTAAAACCCCTCAATaaacttctctaagaatttcaccaaggtattgccgagaagtttctccagggacttcctCAGAATTTAtgggattattttcaaaattccaTCCAGGGGTTTCTTTGAAAGTTCCATGGACTATTTCAGATtcctttttttgcaaaaatctccCAGATGTTGCTGAACGTGCATTACGCTGTCGTGGTGCGCCAAGACTTTCTCAGGGTGattaaaaatccttcagggatttctcttgaaattctttcaaggatttccacaagaacttcttgagaaattccaccagtgacTCCTGCATTATTTcatacagagatttttttaaaaagaaattgtTCCTGCGGTTTTATAAGAAATAAGTCCATAAAGAACTTGATAAGTGATTTCgtaaaagttcttccaaaaattgcacaaaaattactaaacaattctttaagaaatctttgaaacaaAATCTAAACAAATccttaaaaactcctgaagatgccttcgggaattctcaggattttttttcttgaacctggaggaattattccttgaaagaatacttgaaaCAACTGTAGAACCCTTTGAATGTATTGTtagaaacatttcttgaaaaattcatggaaaaatgtaatttctagaagaatgcttGAGAGAACCTTTGGAAaataaaatctgaaagaattcttcgaagaTGGTCtggataaatccaaagcaatcttTAAACCTCGTAGGCATACGTGGAAGAATTATTTGGAGAGATTActggaaaaacttccagaaaaatcttttgCAAGTTTTCTAGTTGAATGCtctagaaaatatttgaataaatggagtgattcctgaaggaatctcggagaaATGCAATAATCTCTTACAACATTTCCGAAGCTTCGGGAAAAAAAAAACCCCGGAAATTGAATCTTTCACAGTAGAAGTAACGTTTGGAGTGGTTCCTAGATAgattcctagaatatttttttttaaatttcgaagatttttgaaagaaatcccaaaagacaaaacctggaggaaattctgacaatgtttctggaacaattcctgcagaaatgtttgaagagacGTATGAATTTAGTGTGATACATTATGAagcagtccttgaagaaatttcctgaagaattctttaaggaattccagggggaattcctgaagaaacccgttGACTGGTTTCAAGataaatatttcgagaagtttctTGAGGTACTCCTGAAGAAGTCCGATGAAGAAATACTAGAATAACTCgtgagagaatctctggagaaatctttcgaaaaatgttcgaaggaatgcattgacaggaatgcattctaaagggATACCTGAAGGGAATTATTGCTGAAAACACCCAAGTATCACGAAGCACGATACCTCACCTGGTGGCGAATATAATGCTATTAGGGGCAGACATGCTCTATAACGGTCGCTTAATAGCCCTGTGAGCCAAaagtggcgaaatatagtgctaatggttactgGGGCATTCTTGGAAATCCAAGAAACTTATTtctgtaaaaattaaaaaaaaaaaagataaatccggaagtaattcctggtggtgtCGCTGGATCTAACCATGAAGTATTTTTAGGAGCCTTAAGAAAATTTTCGCTGATTTGATAAAATAAACTAAAGCAAGAATGTCCAGTCCAGGAAATGTTCGTGGAATAATAATGCATGAAAGTTTTCCCGAAATAATTCGTAATAAATCGCAATAATGAAGCATTTTATTGATGACCTGCCATTATAAGGGGTACTTAAATTTTGATACCATGAGTAACTAGCTCTAATTTtatcaagagacgaaccagccaagggctgaaagtctctcaaataaagacaaatcaatcaatcaatctgatTTTATCATGGCAGCactaccgaggatggagagctacaCAAACCGAGTCTTATGGCGTACCGTTGTTGATCATGTTTGTAAGGTGCctcttttcccattttttttgtttgactGAATGTGACATACATACATAATTTGTTCTGCAAGTAAACAATTCGGGCAGTGATATGCCTTTTTAAAAAATACAACTACTCTACTCGCTAGTCTAAAAAGAACTGAACTTTATTTTCCTAACAGCTTTAACTACAATTCAAACTGCTTAATTGCACTTATCACCGTCGTCgatgtcgtcgttgtcgtcatccGCTCCACGCGTGCCGTCAGCAATTCACGTTGCCCCGGTTCTTATGTTTTTGTTGCCACCTAGCAACATATGAATGGTCAGCAATCACCGTCGTCGATACTGGTCAACGTCCGGCTAGCTCGGCAGCTAACTCGTCCCTCCTTTAGAGATGAGGTTCCATTCGAATCAAACTCGCTggagaaggatttctgaagatgttATGATGATGTTTCGCTGTGGTACTATTTGGATTTTCCACATTTGTTGATGGAGAGGTATTATGTTGATTGCCTGTCGTTGTACTGTTTCCGGTCTTCCTGGGATTGTTGAATTTCACCTTGATGGTTTTTGCTCTGAAACAACTCAAAATAATTGAACCAATTATGAGCGGAGAAAACGAAATTCCTCCGATTAATGTCCAATGCGGCCAGCTGATACTTTTGGCTGAGAGACGAATAATTTCCAACTCCTTTCTTGTGTCCAAGTGTAGCTTGTGAAGGTGCTCTAGACTGATGTTAAGAACCTCTTGATGTTTCTTGACTTCGATGCCATCCAGCGGTAGTTGGATCGGATTTCCCGGTAACTTTTGTGAGCGTTGATAATATGAGATGTTGTTGATGATCAGATGACAGTCGTGAAAGTGTATGACGAATGATCCGGACAGATTTCTGTCGGTTAGGCCACAGTTTGACGATAGTgtgaaatttgttactgaattgatgaGAAGGTGTTGGTCGTCCAGATAACTGATTTGTTCTGATATGGGGTTAATGGTAAAATTGCATGTTGCGGGATTTCCTCTCAGTAGATGGGGTACGCAAGTTGAGTTATCCACGTGTGTTTCGCTTTCGTCGTATATGATGGGTTCAATGGAATTTACCTGGTATATGTCTTTTCCGTGGGTGAGAAAGAATGGATTGGGTAGGTGAATTTGCTTTCGGTCCTGCACAATTGGATATATGTGCACCTTGTTGAAGATCCTTGGGTCCAGCTTGGGCATCTTGATGATAAGTGCGATTTCTAGTTTGTTTGACATTACTGCGGTAGAAGCATAGGATGTGGCTTCGATGGCTGTATGAACTGTCACATTTTCCTTATCTAAATCCGCAATCAAAATTTCAATTTCTTGTTGACTAAGAACCTTTTCGTTAACGATCCCTAACTTTGCCAACGTTATTGTTTCAATAATTTGGTTAagtctttcagataaaaaatttaAATGAAACAAAATTCGTGTACAATATATTTCAATAGACCCCACATTGAATAGGCTTATGGCCTTTTTGGTTTTAAAGATAGCCTCTTTTAATTGTAAATTAAGCTCTCTATTTATCTTGATCTGCTCATTATTATTTATAATTAGGTTATTAATCGAAGAGTTGATTATTCTTAAATCATTGGCATCGGGATTGccagctaaaaatttccaagcaCTGCCTAACCTATCCCATCGTTTTTGACGTTTGACTGGGTCAATACTTTTCAATGCAAAATCAATTTCGTTGAATTTTTCTACAATCAAATCTGTGAACTGGTTTTTACTTAGATTTTCAAACTGATCTTTGAGGCTTCTGACATGGAATCTGATTGAGGTGAGATTGAAATGATGTATGTAGTATTTGTAGTCTAGTCTGATTCGTGCTTCGCCATGATGAAATATTAAAATGGGTTGTCGTCCTATGTCTCGTAGGTCGATTTTTGCGTCTTGTTTCGAATAAAGTAACTCCGGTCCAGTGGAAAGTAATAACAAGAGTCTGAAACGTAAAAGGAAGATTGGTTTTAGATTTTCCTTAATTTCAAGTTGTCTTTGTGCAGCTTTCGTCCATCGTCAGTAGTTACAGTGCTTTTGTTTACTTTCGatatttttattttcttaaatCTTTTCTTATGTTTCAGTCTTTGTCGAGTAGTTTCGTAAGCGTCTTGGTTTTCCTGGATTATGATATTCTTTTTGTTCTTGTTATGGTATTCTATggatttttcttgagatttctgcAAGTTTTTAAAGACGGTTTCAATTATTTCGGGCGTTCGAGAGGACGGAAGTATTACCTCCGTAGGGGTGAATTTTGTGGATGAATGAATTGATGTATTATATTTTTGGAGAGATAGTTGGAGTGCATCGGGAACTGATAGGTTTGGATGTTCGGTTCTGGTTATCCTATAGAGTTCAAGAAGCGTTGAATGGAGCCGTTCAACGGTTCCGTTCATCTCACTTCGTCCCGTGGCGGTTACGTATGGAGTAATTTTATGCATGTTATAGAAGTTAACTAGTTCTCCCGTCATAAAGGATTTCTCGCCGTCCATCACAAGTGTGCTGGGTGTTTTATACTTAAACAAAATATCCTTTATAGCTGGTATGAGGTCAACTGCTGCTCGCGACTCAATATGTTTTATTTgagcaaatttcgaaaatttatcAATGTATGTCAAAAAGCAATTATTTTCTAGAAACATAACGTCTATATGAGCGATTTCGAAAGGCGATTTGGGTATTGGTGTTTTTTGAATAGGGTAATTTATCGGGTGTCTGTCATATTTGCACTCGTTGCAaatttgacagtttgtgacaAAGTCTTTAACTTTTTGACTGAGTTTTGGAAAGAAGAAAGTCCGaaagattttttgtttgttttcgtcAGCACCTCTGTGAGCCTTGTAGTGCTCGTCACGTATAATATTCCATTGCTGGTCCTCGTTGCTCACGTCTTCCAACATTCGTTGGGAGAAacggattttcaaaattttgttttggCCGAAATGTTTTCGGTAAACTTCTTGAAGTTTACCCATTATAATTTCCGTGGTATACAACCCGTTAATCCTGGAATGGTCAAAATGATCTTTCAACACCTGCAAAAGTGAATTTTCATTAATATATGTCAATGATATATCTAGTCTAGTATAGCTTGGGAATGGTTTAGTGACAGTAATATTATCTGGACCTTCTTTCAGGATAACCTggtatttgaaaatattgataggGGACTCGGTAGCCTCTATGTAAAAGCAGTCACTATTATCTGCAGAATGTTTTGTTCCGGTCATAGAACAAACGATTCTACTAAGTGCGTCTGCCACTACGTTGGCTTTTCCAGGTTTGTATACTATTGTATAGTCATGTTCTTCCAGGTAAGCCTTCATTCTTTTAAGTTTGGAATTAGTGTTTTTGGGGGACAAAGCAAATGTTAATGGTTGGTGATCTGTTAGAATTTGGAATTTTGCACCATATAAGTAGTTTCTGAAAACATGTAAAGACCAATATATGGCGAGCATCTCTTTTTCCGGTACAGAGTATTTTTCTTCTGTTCTAGAAAGAGTACGGGAAGCAAAATGGATTGGACGATCTTTGCCCACTTCTCCTTGAGAAAGGACAGCTCCGATTGCGAAGTCGGAAGCATCTGTTGTGAGAATAAATGGCTGTTTATAATCAGGGTAAATAAGAATATCTTCTGAGGAtaatatgttttttagtttttcaaaGCAGCGTTTTTCAGAATCTGATAAAGTAATTCTTCTATTAGACGTAGGTGTTCTCTCCCCTCGCAGAAGATTTGTAGGTGGTTTTGCGATTTTCgcaaaatccttcacaaatctGCGGTAATAGCTCATCATACCTAAGAATGAACGGAGTTCTTTGAGGTTCTTAGGTTCTGGGTATTTATTGATGACCTCTATTTTCTTAATATTTGGTTTAATGCCGTTTTCGGTTATGATATATCCTAAAAATTCAAGTTCAGAATGAAGAAATTCTGATTTGTCTACTTGAATCCTTAAGTTTGCCTTTTTCAATGTTTCAAGGACGGTGTTTAAATTTCTCAAGTGTTCTTCGAACGTTCTACCGAACACAATAACATCATCTATGTACACATAGCATATTTTACCTATGTGTTCACGAAGTACGTCATCGATAGCCCTTTGGAAAATTGCGGGGGCGTTCTTCAATCCGAACGGCATCCGGGTAAATTCATATTTTCCATTATTGATTGCAAAAGCTGTCTTTTCTATGTCCTTGTCTCTCATCTTAATCTGGTGAAATCCAGATGCTAAGTCAAGggtagaaaaatatttttggccctTAAGTTGGTCCAAAACGTAACTGATCTCAGGCATAGGGTATTTGTCCGGTACGGTTTTTTCGTTGATCTTTCGATAATCGATCACCATCCGAAACTTTTTTACCCCAGAAGCATCAGACTTCTTGGGCACAATCCAGACAGGTGCAGTCCACGCTGAGCGGGACGGTCTAATAATTCCGTCTGCAAGTAATTTATCAATTTGCTTCTTCACTTCATCTGCATAGGCAGCTGGGTAGGGATACACTTTTTGATGCACTGGAATGTCGTCTTTTGTGTTAATGGTACATTCAACATTTGTGGAACATGTCAATTTTTGATCTGGTTGATGAAAAATATCACTGTGAGTGTTGAGCATATCATGaagttttttggatttttcggttGGTAGATGGTCGGTTCTAAATAGGGAGTTCAATGTTCGATTAGTTTCAGGGGCATGTACTAAAAGTGGAATTTTCAGTTTCCCTGCTCCTTTCTTTAAACAAATGAAATTGTTTTCCATATCGATTTGGGCATTTAATGCAGTTAAAATACCTGTTCCTATAATGCCTTTAAAAAATGGGTGGAATTTATGAAGTAAAAATTGAGCGCTATGGTTGATCTTAGGGTGAAAAAAATTTATATCTATAGCGGACGTCGCATTGAAGTTTCCGTTCGCACTAGATATATTATTTGCTTTAAACTCATAGGGACGTGAAATTTTATAACTGTATGCCAGCTTCGGGTCAATCATGTTGACGTTTGCCCCTGTATCTATAAGAAATGGGAATTCCCCAATGTTTGTCTTAAGGTAGATGTATGGAAGAGTTGGAATTACCAACTCGGGTTCCACTCTAAAAAATTAGTTTCTGGTGCGTTTGTTGGTACGGTTCCAGAACTTGAGGGTTGCGGATCAATTCCCTCTTGTTCTTCCGGTAAAATTTCATCATTTGGTTGGTCCTCGAATTGTTCATCGTAGTCGTCATAGGTAGTGTCTGGGTAATAGCTTGTTGGGTATTCTATTTCAACATATTCGAGTGGGTGAGCCACTCTTTTGAAACTTTGTGGATATTGCTGGGATGCTGGCCGTTTAATCTGCATGGGCGGCCTGTTCCCATAATTGATCAGCTTAGACTGCATACTAGCATCAGTCTCCATAGGTTCTGCCTTTACATTTCTTATTGAAGCTTGGGGTGCAAACTgtgtttgttgaaatagcggTTGAAACGGAGGTTGGTATTGAGGTTGGAATGGTGATTGAAACTGTGATTTAAATTGTTGTTGAAATCGTGGAGGGGGTGGTTGCATAAAATGTCTTGGTAACGGTTTTGGAGGTAAAGGAGGGTAATTCCTCGGAGGTGGTATGGgttttctagaaaaaggtatattggGGACATTCAAATCCCTTGGTTTAGGAATCGCATGATTTGCATGCTCGTTCCTGAACGGGGCTGTTCTCATGTCCATATTATAATAATCCATGCAAAACTGATATGCTTTGCTAAGATTTTTCACGTCCGCTGTTTTTAACAAGACGTTTAAAGGCTTCTCCAGTCCCCTCGTGAAGGAATCTAGTGCCTTCTTCCTGAAATAGTCGGAGTGTGAGGCAGCATTTTCCTGCATCTCCTCGTCGATTTGGATTTGGACAATGATGGCTGAGAGTAATTCATTAACTCTACTATAGTAAGAGTTAAGACTTTCATTTGTTAGTTTGCGAATTGTTGTCAATTCGTAATCTAATGTTTGTACATCTCTTTTATCTCTGTAGTAGAGTAAGAGTGTATTCTTAATATCGGCCCATTCGTAAAATACGTTATTGGCATTAAGTACGTCTGCAGCTTCATTAATTATTTTTCTTCGAATGCTCCGAATTAAAATTCCATATTCCGCTGATGTTCTGGGAAGGTCTTTAAAAAGGTCAAAGATGCCTTCCACATCTGTGATCCAACTGACTAAGTCAGTTGGTTTTCCGTTAAAGGTGTTCAAACCTTTTACGAAGTCTGATAATTTGCCTACGGTGGCAAAATTCGCGATCGCATGTTGTTCTGCATCGGTATACGTTGGTTCTGTCATTTTCGTTTTTTCTTAATCACTTCACTTTCACTTACACAATTCCTCACAACTCACAATTCACAATTCACAATTGCCAATTAAATTGGACTTCTTTTGTTTACTTAGATATAGGACCGTGTGGTCACAATTGCCAATTAATTTGGACTTTTTTTATTTACTTACATAAAGGACCGTGTCCTGGGTACGGCCGGCATTTGATTTAATCCGGTCTTTTGTTGGCAGTCCACTGAGGTTGGGGGAGAAGAGGCAGATACGTTGGGTTGATCCGTTTTGCTCTGCCGATGCTTCCGCTACTCTGGACCCTAGTATCGATCGGGATGAATTTATCCTCGGTGTCCTGCTCCTCGCTTTTTGTCACTTCGTTGTATGTGGCTCTTTGAACCACTTTGCACTGTTTAGATTTTGGTACTTTTGTACTTGGCTCTAGGGACCAAATTTAAGATTTTTATACACTGATGACAATTATACACTTCCCAATCACACAGTGGATCTCGCCGGAGCCTCCAGTAAACAATTCGGGCAGTGATATGCCTTTTTAAAAAATACAACTACTCTACTCGCTAGTCTAAAAAGAACTGAACTTTATTTTCCTAACAGCTTTAACTACAATTCAAACTGCTTAATTGCACTTATCACCGTCGTCgatgtcgtcgttgtcgtcatccGCTCCACGCGTGCCGTCAGCAATTCACGTTGCCCCGGTTCTTATGTTTTTGTTGCCACCTAGCAACATATGAATGGTCAGCAATCACCGTCGTCGATACTGGTCAACGTCCGGCTAGCTCGGCAGCTAACTTGCATAAGCATAAAGCTAAACTACGTAATCATCCATAATGGGACTTGTCTAACAAGTGATATTTAGGGGTCTCTGCCTTGTATCAATGATTTCTTATGGTTGACCGTGATGCTCATAGTTTATGTTTTTCTTCTCATTTCAGGTAAACACAAGCGCGCTATTCCACCTGGATGGACTTTCCAGGTATTCTCGAAATCTACTTATTTCTGTCAGcactttgacgggcttggtggtctaacgGATAAAGCAACTATTTTTTTTGCGAAAGTTTCTGGGTTCGATTCCTAGACCGTCCCTTTTACTTTGTATCTAACGATGCATGAACACCGACAGTGATTGTGGCTATGTGGTTTTCGGCTCCAGTCTTTATGTAATCATTAACAAATTTCCGTTATACAGCTATGGTTCCGAGCACAATATATGTATGTGATCAAAACGTCAGGTGTAGAACGGAAATCCGAATTTATACCGAAAACATTTTCGCTGAGAGTAGGTGAGTAAgctgtagggcccatatagccgaggcggtaaacgcacgggtattcagcatgaccatgctgagggtgacgggttcgattcccggtcggtccaggatcttttcgtaaagtttccttgacttccttgggcatagagtatcttcgtgcctgccacacgatatacgcatgcaaaatggtcattggcagaggaagctctcagttaataactgtggaagtgctcatagaacactaagctgagaagcaggctttgtcccagtgaggacgttacgccaagaagagagagaggtgAGTAAGCTCGCTTAACTGTATGGAAGGGGAGAGATTATGATTGAAAGGGGAGAAGTGAGCTCGCTTTTAATTTTGTATTTGAATGACTGTTAAAACAGCAATATTT contains the following coding sequences:
- the LOC115265163 gene encoding uncharacterized protein LOC115265163, producing the protein MKNDDPNKQAAKLEFNTLKHETRKAVDAAKAESWENFQQLFTSSSSTSELWQNYNRLSGKRKAKGRGLIIDNVYNSDPMTIANHLADFFAESSATAGYPESFLAIKDHHEANELNLETAEDSILNLDFTIHELFQALDHATGTSEGPDQIGYPMLKRLPFYCKKKLLSAFNQIWHSGVVPKKWKESIIIPIQKGAGQPNEASSFRPISLTSCVCKTMERMVNHRLITALEKQGSLHPRQFAFRKGKGITNYFAEFDDIISKAAVNGEHCEIVTLDIKKAYDRVWHRSIMEAVLDSKVGTRMNKFISSFLQQRSARVSFGGQMSRCFEQENGVPQDSVISVTLFLLAMNSLFQVIPKNVKVFVYADDIVIIATGKRVGFLRKRLQKAVTAIEEWAKIKGFQMSPTKSTTMHCCKVRRHKNWHLDGAKTILDGAEIPKVKTTRILGILFDKKCKFNQHVKQLKDDCRSRLNLLKAISRMADRKTLLYIGNATITSKLIGLPTKDRIKSNAGRTQDTVLYRWTKAAQRQLEIKENLKPIFLLRFRLLLLLSTGPELLYSKQDAKIDLRDIGRQPILIFHHGEARIRLDYKYYIHHFNLTSIRFHVRSLKDQFENLSKNQFTDLIVEKFNEIDFALKSIDPVKRQKRWDRLGSAWKFLAGNPDANDLRIINSSINNLIINNNEQIKINRELNLQLKEAIFKTKKAISLFNVGSIEIYCTRILFHLNFLSERLNQIIETITLAKLGIVNEKVLSQQEIEILIADLDKENVTVHTAIEATSYASTAVMSNKLEIALIIKMPKLDPRIFNKVHIYPIVQDRKQIHLPNPFFLTHGKDIYQVNSIEPIIYDESETHVDNSTCVPHLLRGNPATCNFTINPISEQISYLDDQHLLINSVTNFTLSSNCGLTDRNLSGSFVIHFHDCHLIINNISYYQRSQKLPGNPIQLPLDGIEVKKHQEVLNISLEHLHKLHLDTRKELEIIRLSAKSISWPHWTLIGGISFSPLIIGSIILSCFRAKTIKVKFNNPRKTGNSTTTGNQHNTSPSTNVENPNSTTAKHHHNIFRNPSPASLIRMEPHL